A genomic stretch from Candidatus Gorgyraea atricola includes:
- a CDS encoding archease produces MTKPPYKIIEHTADVRIKANGRTLKELFENAAKGMFGIIGGPSTTRFARVRGKQAHRKIEIQKDVQSFEELLVYWLSELLYIFNRDQIIFSSFNIRELEKNRLVAESSGEKIAPENTDLQTEIKAVTFHDLKIEKNNAGFTCKIIFDV; encoded by the coding sequence ATGACCAAACCTCCTTATAAAATCATCGAACATACTGCTGATGTTAGGATAAAGGCGAATGGCCGAACTCTCAAGGAGTTATTCGAGAATGCAGCAAAAGGCATGTTCGGGATCATCGGCGGCCCCAGTACCACTCGCTTCGCTCGGGTACGGGGTAAACAAGCACACAGAAAAATAGAGATACAAAAAGACGTTCAGAGTTTTGAAGAATTATTAGTATATTGGCTGAGCGAGTTATTGTATATTTTTAATAGAGATCAAATAATTTTTAGCAGTTTTAATATTCGAGAATTAGAAAAAAATCGATTAGTCGCTGAATCCTCAGGCGAGAAAATAGCCCCCGAAAACACCGACCTCCAGACAGAAATCAAGGCAGTCACCTTCCACGACCTTAAAATAGAAAAAAATAACGCAGGCTTTACCTGCAAAATCATTTTTGATGTATAA